A genomic window from Algoriphagus sp. Y33 includes:
- a CDS encoding ABC transporter ATP-binding protein: protein MLSVSNLVKTYDKQNAVNDISFELQGGEVVGLLGPNGAGKSTTMKCIVGLLRKTSGEITLGGHDHLSVEAKRLFSYIPETPYVYDLLTVHEHMQFVAQAYGVKEWREKADEYLELFELADKKDKLGRDLSKGMRQKVSICCALLPDPQVLFFDEPMIGLDPKAIKNTKKIFRELKEAGKTILVSTHLIDSVESIADRVMILKNGSIVGNDTISNLKLQFVQEEGTSLEDLFLEMTKDE from the coding sequence ATGCTAAGCGTAAGCAATCTGGTAAAAACCTATGACAAGCAGAATGCTGTCAATGATATTTCTTTTGAACTTCAAGGCGGGGAAGTAGTAGGATTACTGGGGCCAAATGGTGCGGGGAAAAGTACTACGATGAAATGTATTGTAGGCTTACTGCGCAAAACCTCCGGGGAAATTACCTTGGGAGGACACGATCATTTAAGTGTGGAAGCGAAGCGCCTATTTAGCTATATCCCGGAGACGCCCTATGTCTATGACCTACTCACCGTTCACGAACACATGCAGTTTGTGGCGCAAGCATATGGAGTAAAAGAGTGGAGAGAGAAAGCGGATGAGTATTTGGAGCTGTTTGAGTTGGCAGACAAAAAAGACAAACTTGGGAGAGACTTGTCCAAAGGCATGCGGCAAAAGGTGTCCATTTGCTGTGCACTTCTTCCCGATCCTCAGGTGTTGTTTTTTGATGAACCGATGATTGGTTTGGATCCTAAGGCAATCAAAAACACAAAAAAGATTTTTAGAGAATTAAAAGAAGCAGGGAAGACAATCTTGGTCAGCACCCACTTGATTGACAGTGTGGAGTCTATTGCAGATAGGGTCATGATTCTGAAAAACGGAAGCATAGTCGGCAATGACACCATTTCAAATCTTAAACTGCAGTTTGTACAGGAAGAAGGGACGTCTCTGGAAGATTTGTTTTTAGAAATGACCAAAGATGAATGA